In a single window of the Microbacterium sulfonylureivorans genome:
- a CDS encoding class I SAM-dependent methyltransferase has protein sequence MASREEMSLSFGAAASAYESGRPDYPREAVEWMLAPVRVDGRALRVADVGAGTGKLTRTIVETGADVVAIDPDAGMLASLREHVHGVPTFVGTAERMPLPDAAVDALLLGQAWHWVDADAASTEAARVLRVGGILGLVWNIRDESDPWIRSLTAIMHASSAEQMIADGGPTVGTTFGPVETRSWSWTRTIGRAALLDMVASRSYVITAEDADRARILREVGELFDAGSRPNGDGVAVVDMPYRTDAFRAVRR, from the coding sequence ATGGCCAGCCGCGAGGAGATGTCCCTGTCGTTCGGTGCCGCCGCGAGCGCGTACGAGTCCGGGCGGCCGGACTACCCGCGCGAGGCGGTCGAATGGATGCTCGCGCCCGTCCGGGTGGACGGCCGCGCCCTGCGGGTGGCCGATGTCGGCGCCGGGACCGGCAAGCTCACCCGCACGATCGTCGAGACCGGAGCCGACGTCGTGGCGATCGACCCCGACGCCGGCATGCTGGCGTCGCTGCGCGAGCACGTCCACGGCGTCCCCACCTTCGTCGGAACGGCCGAGCGGATGCCGCTGCCCGACGCCGCCGTCGATGCGCTGCTGCTCGGCCAGGCGTGGCACTGGGTCGATGCCGACGCGGCGTCGACCGAGGCGGCCCGCGTGCTGCGGGTCGGCGGCATCCTGGGGCTGGTGTGGAACATCCGCGACGAATCCGACCCGTGGATCCGGAGCCTCACTGCGATCATGCATGCGAGCAGCGCCGAGCAGATGATCGCCGACGGCGGCCCCACCGTGGGCACGACGTTCGGGCCCGTCGAGACCCGCAGCTGGTCGTGGACCCGCACCATCGGCCGCGCCGCCCTCCTCGACATGGTCGCGTCGCGCAGCTACGTCATCACGGCGGAGGATGCCGATCGCGCCCGCATCCTGCGCGAGGTCGGCGAACTGTTCGACGCCGGCAGCCGTCCGAACGGCGACGGCGTCGCGGTGGTGGACATGCCGTACCGCACCGACGCGTTCCGGGCTGTCCGTCGTTAG
- a CDS encoding exonuclease domain-containing protein has translation MPLDFTAIDFETANSSNASACAVGLVRVRGGVVVAQTGWLIQPPPGHDRFFELNTRIHGITADDVIGAATWTGQLAALIDFVGDDVLVAHNAGFDMAVIKRACEATGDECPPYRYACSLQVARRVYQLESYRLPFVAAEAGFAEFAHHNATADALACAHVMIDAARRVGADDIAELAEGAGVRVSQIVVAEAPAVSFAVA, from the coding sequence GTGCCACTGGACTTCACCGCGATCGACTTCGAGACGGCGAACTCCAGCAACGCCTCGGCCTGTGCGGTCGGGCTGGTGCGCGTGCGCGGCGGCGTCGTCGTCGCCCAGACGGGATGGCTGATCCAGCCGCCCCCCGGCCACGACCGCTTCTTCGAGCTGAACACGCGCATCCACGGCATCACGGCCGACGACGTGATCGGGGCCGCCACCTGGACGGGGCAGCTGGCGGCGCTCATCGACTTCGTCGGCGACGACGTGCTCGTGGCGCACAACGCCGGGTTCGACATGGCCGTGATCAAGCGGGCGTGCGAGGCGACCGGCGACGAGTGCCCGCCGTATCGCTACGCCTGCAGCCTCCAGGTGGCCCGACGGGTCTACCAGCTGGAGTCCTATCGCCTGCCGTTCGTGGCCGCGGAGGCGGGGTTCGCCGAGTTCGCGCACCACAATGCGACGGCTGACGCCCTCGCCTGTGCGCACGTCATGATCGACGCCGCCCGCCGGGTCGGCGCGGACGACATCGCCGAACTCGCGGAAGGCGCCGGCGTGCGTGTCTCGCAGATCGTGGTGGCCGAGGCTCCCGCCGTGTCGTTCGCGGTGGCCTGA
- a CDS encoding DNA recombination protein RmuC, producing the protein MDALLVSMIAVATLALGALAGWTAGLARGAARAAREQSELHARLAGAEATRQGVQAQLEHQQVLYRELAAQARHDQASREERERREQSVLRALAPVHETLVAMQSKVGELERDRHTQFGTLAEQLRRAHESDEALRATTESLASALRSGSTRGVWGETQLRRVVEAAGLTRYVDFDLQASITSDAGAGRPDMVIRLPGDKAIAVDAKVPLDAYLEASAIPLTAQGAEAARRRALLDKHVRAVRAHVDALAKKAYWSGLPSSPEFVVCFVPSESLLAAALEEDPSLLDYSFGKRVALASPVNLWAVLKTVAYTWTQQDVSAEARTLFELGNQLYERLGSLAGHADDLRRAIERTVDSYNRFAGSLESRVLVSARRFPGIDATKLDAVNEPATIEKTPRRLTAPEFLDETLERDAEAPPVSRFSEVPLIDEQTATADLGELRERITPAVD; encoded by the coding sequence ATGGACGCACTCCTCGTCTCGATGATCGCCGTGGCGACGCTGGCGCTCGGCGCGCTCGCGGGCTGGACGGCCGGGCTCGCCCGCGGGGCGGCGCGAGCGGCCCGAGAGCAGTCCGAGCTCCACGCCCGTCTCGCCGGCGCCGAGGCGACGAGGCAGGGAGTGCAGGCGCAGCTCGAGCATCAGCAGGTGCTCTACCGCGAGCTGGCGGCGCAGGCCCGGCACGACCAGGCATCCCGTGAGGAGCGCGAGCGGCGCGAGCAGTCGGTGCTGCGCGCGCTCGCACCGGTGCACGAGACGCTGGTCGCGATGCAGTCCAAGGTCGGCGAGCTGGAGCGCGACCGCCACACCCAGTTCGGCACGCTCGCCGAGCAGCTGCGACGAGCGCACGAGTCCGACGAGGCCCTGCGTGCGACGACCGAGTCGCTCGCGAGCGCGTTGCGCTCCGGCAGCACCCGCGGCGTGTGGGGCGAGACGCAGCTGCGTCGCGTCGTCGAGGCCGCAGGCCTCACGCGCTACGTCGACTTCGATCTTCAGGCGTCGATCACGTCGGATGCCGGAGCCGGCCGCCCCGACATGGTGATCCGCCTTCCCGGCGACAAGGCGATCGCCGTCGACGCAAAGGTGCCCCTCGACGCATACCTCGAGGCGAGCGCGATCCCGCTGACCGCCCAGGGTGCCGAGGCGGCGCGGCGGCGCGCCCTGCTCGACAAGCACGTCCGCGCGGTGCGCGCCCACGTCGACGCTCTCGCGAAGAAGGCCTACTGGTCGGGCCTGCCGTCGAGCCCCGAGTTCGTGGTCTGTTTCGTGCCCAGCGAGTCGCTGCTGGCCGCGGCCCTCGAGGAAGACCCGTCGCTGCTCGACTATTCGTTCGGCAAGCGCGTGGCGCTGGCCTCGCCGGTCAACCTGTGGGCGGTGCTCAAGACGGTGGCCTACACCTGGACGCAGCAGGACGTCTCGGCCGAGGCGCGCACGCTGTTCGAGCTCGGCAACCAGCTCTACGAGCGGCTCGGCTCCCTCGCGGGCCACGCCGACGACCTCCGCCGTGCGATCGAGCGCACGGTCGACAGCTACAACCGGTTCGCCGGCTCGCTCGAGTCGCGCGTGCTCGTGAGCGCCCGCCGCTTCCCCGGCATCGACGCGACGAAGCTCGACGCCGTGAACGAACCGGCCACGATCGAGAAGACCCCGCGCCGCCTCACCGCGCCGGAGTTCCTCGACGAGACGCTCGAACGCGACGCCGAGGCGCCGCCCGTGTCGCGCTTCTCCGAAGTGCCGCTCATCGACGAGCAGACGGCGACGGCAGACCTGGGCGAACTGCGCGAGAGGATCACCCCCGCGGTCGACTGA
- a CDS encoding UDP-N-acetylmuramyl pentapeptide phosphotransferase, producing MSGQVGGSSPQTGAHAVVANAVVANTVDPARRPDVLLRVRRDEGHEISAWWMIGAFVIVSAAVIALLSFVPGGA from the coding sequence ATGTCCGGACAGGTGGGCGGCTCGTCGCCGCAGACCGGCGCGCACGCCGTCGTCGCGAACGCGGTCGTGGCCAACACCGTCGATCCGGCACGTCGGCCCGACGTGCTTCTGCGGGTCCGCCGCGACGAGGGACACGAGATCAGCGCCTGGTGGATGATCGGCGCCTTCGTGATCGTCTCGGCGGCCGTGATCGCACTCCTCAGCTTCGTGCCCGGCGGCGCCTGA
- the glpX gene encoding class II fructose-bisphosphatase, with protein MVSLTADMSPLHPDRNLALELVRATEAAAIRAVPFIGRGAKEDADGAAVDAMRAFFTTVNFDGTIVIGEGEKDEAPMLYNGEKVGNGRGPRADVAVDPIDGTSLTAAGRNNALSVIAVSDHGTMLDASSVFYMDKLVTGPAGVGVVDIRLPIGENIRLLAKALGKPVDEIVVSVLHRPRHDQLIEEIRAAGAGTRLMSDGDVAGGINAARHNARTDMCVGIGGSPEGIVTACAIKALGGHIQGRLWARDDDEKQKGIDAGLKLDDHVYEADDLVKGSNTIFVATGVTDGQLVAGVRREGGYVYTESVVLRGASGTLRRITSEHLVSKWL; from the coding sequence ATGGTGAGTCTTACCGCGGACATGAGTCCGCTGCATCCCGACCGAAACCTCGCACTCGAGCTCGTCCGCGCCACGGAGGCCGCAGCGATCCGCGCTGTGCCGTTCATCGGCCGCGGGGCGAAGGAGGATGCGGACGGTGCGGCGGTCGACGCGATGCGCGCGTTCTTCACCACCGTCAACTTCGACGGCACGATCGTGATCGGCGAGGGCGAGAAGGACGAGGCGCCCATGCTCTACAACGGCGAGAAGGTCGGGAACGGACGCGGCCCTCGGGCCGACGTCGCCGTCGACCCGATCGACGGAACCTCGCTCACGGCGGCCGGCCGCAACAACGCGCTGTCCGTCATCGCGGTCTCCGACCACGGGACGATGCTCGACGCGTCGAGCGTGTTCTACATGGACAAGCTCGTCACCGGTCCTGCGGGCGTCGGCGTGGTCGACATCCGTCTCCCGATCGGCGAGAACATCCGGCTTCTGGCGAAGGCCCTCGGCAAGCCCGTCGACGAGATCGTCGTCTCGGTGCTGCACCGCCCGCGTCACGATCAGCTCATCGAGGAGATCCGCGCGGCCGGCGCAGGGACACGCCTCATGAGCGACGGCGATGTCGCCGGCGGGATCAACGCGGCCCGTCACAACGCCCGGACCGACATGTGTGTGGGCATCGGCGGCAGCCCGGAGGGAATCGTGACGGCGTGCGCGATCAAGGCGCTGGGTGGCCACATCCAGGGCCGCCTGTGGGCGCGCGACGACGACGAGAAGCAGAAGGGGATCGACGCGGGGCTCAAGCTCGACGACCACGTCTACGAGGCCGACGACCTCGTCAAGGGCAGCAACACGATCTTCGTGGCGACCGGTGTGACTGACGGCCAGCTGGTCGCCGGCGTGCGCCGCGAGGGCGGGTACGTCTACACCGAGAGCGTGGTGCTGCGCGGCGCCTCGGGCACCCTCCGCCGCATCACCTCGGAGCACCTCGTCTCCAAGTGGCTCTGA
- the fbaA gene encoding class II fructose-bisphosphate aldolase, whose product MPVATPEQYAEMLDRAKAGGFAYPAINAASSQSVNAVLQGLTEAGSDGILQVTTGGADYFAGHTVKARATGALAFAAYVHEVAKSYPITVALHTDHCPKPALEDFVLPLIKASEAVVADGGNPIFQSHMWDGSAVPLGENIDIAKELLPRIKAINAILEVEIGVVGGEEDGVQHEGSNDALYTTTADVSQVVEALGLGDQGRWIAALTFGNVHGVYKPGNVKLRPELLGEIQEGIAAQFGTGPKPLDLVFHGGSGSTDEEIATAVANGVVKMNIDTDTQYAFTRSVAGFMFTNYDGVLKVDGEVGNKKAYDPRAWGKIAESAMAARVAEATRQLGSHGKSLGA is encoded by the coding sequence ATGCCCGTCGCCACCCCAGAGCAGTACGCCGAGATGCTGGACCGCGCGAAGGCCGGCGGCTTCGCGTACCCCGCGATCAACGCCGCCAGCTCGCAGTCGGTCAACGCCGTCCTCCAGGGGCTCACCGAGGCCGGTTCGGACGGCATCCTCCAGGTCACGACCGGCGGCGCCGACTACTTCGCCGGCCACACCGTGAAGGCCCGCGCGACCGGCGCGCTGGCGTTCGCCGCCTACGTCCACGAGGTCGCCAAGAGCTACCCGATCACCGTCGCACTCCACACCGACCACTGCCCGAAGCCGGCGCTCGAGGACTTCGTGCTGCCGCTCATCAAGGCCTCCGAGGCGGTCGTGGCCGACGGCGGCAACCCGATCTTCCAGTCGCACATGTGGGACGGCTCCGCCGTGCCGCTCGGTGAGAACATCGACATCGCCAAGGAGCTGCTCCCCCGCATCAAGGCCATCAACGCGATCCTCGAGGTCGAGATCGGCGTGGTCGGCGGCGAGGAGGACGGCGTCCAGCACGAGGGCTCGAACGACGCGCTCTACACGACGACCGCCGATGTCTCGCAGGTCGTCGAAGCGCTCGGCCTGGGCGACCAGGGCCGCTGGATCGCCGCGCTCACGTTCGGCAACGTGCACGGCGTCTACAAGCCCGGCAACGTCAAGCTGCGCCCCGAGCTCCTCGGCGAGATCCAGGAGGGGATCGCCGCGCAGTTCGGCACCGGCCCGAAGCCCCTCGACCTCGTCTTCCACGGCGGCAGCGGCTCGACCGATGAGGAGATCGCGACGGCTGTCGCCAACGGCGTGGTGAAGATGAACATCGACACAGACACGCAGTATGCGTTCACGCGCTCGGTCGCCGGCTTCATGTTCACGAACTACGACGGCGTGCTCAAGGTGGATGGCGAGGTGGGCAACAAGAAGGCCTACGACCCGCGCGCCTGGGGCAAGATCGCCGAGTCGGCGATGGCAGCTCGCGTCGCCGAGGCGACGCGCCAGCTCGGTTCGCACGGCAAGAGCCTCGGCGCGTAA
- a CDS encoding zf-HC2 domain-containing protein, with protein MNADHTRFADWDAAYVLGALSAADRRAFEEHLEGCDACRASIAATAPTIGLLSRVAPDRAQSMLAPPVPDDGPDAAARSRVVELGARDARRRRRARWAGGLTAAAAAVVAIVIAVTVIVAPGPRGVQVVALEPLVDIPLTATVELSDAAWGTRIEMTCRYTEATGDDAPSEGRPYSLVVTAVDGTTSEVSSWRAVPGSTARLSAATALDADEIAAIEIRSLASGRVLMRTELDRPQSSVGAG; from the coding sequence ATGAACGCCGATCACACCCGCTTCGCGGACTGGGATGCCGCGTACGTCCTCGGTGCGCTGAGCGCCGCCGACCGGCGCGCGTTCGAGGAGCATCTCGAGGGCTGCGACGCCTGCCGGGCGTCTATCGCCGCGACCGCGCCGACGATCGGGCTGCTCTCGCGCGTCGCCCCCGACCGGGCGCAGTCGATGCTCGCGCCCCCCGTGCCCGACGACGGGCCGGACGCCGCGGCCCGTTCCCGTGTCGTCGAGCTGGGCGCCAGGGATGCGCGTCGGAGACGGCGTGCCCGGTGGGCGGGGGGTCTGACGGCGGCCGCCGCCGCCGTGGTCGCGATCGTGATCGCCGTGACCGTCATCGTCGCGCCGGGCCCCCGAGGCGTGCAGGTCGTCGCGCTCGAACCGCTCGTCGACATCCCGCTGACGGCGACGGTCGAGCTGAGCGACGCCGCGTGGGGCACACGGATAGAGATGACGTGCCGCTACACCGAGGCGACGGGCGACGACGCGCCCTCCGAGGGCCGGCCCTACTCCCTCGTGGTGACAGCCGTCGACGGCACCACGAGCGAGGTGTCGAGCTGGCGGGCGGTGCCGGGCTCGACCGCGCGCCTCAGCGCCGCCACAGCACTCGACGCCGACGAGATCGCCGCAATCGAGATCAGATCGCTCGCCTCCGGACGGGTGCTCATGCGCACTGAGCTCGACCGACCGCAGAGCTCTGTGGGCGCCGGCTGA
- a CDS encoding sigma-70 family RNA polymerase sigma factor — MPRETAEDANGDATRLAALYDAHARPVWRYVVHLTGDRAGADDVVQETLLRAWRTPRILEQDPTTTRSWMFTVARHLVIDDVRSARRRREIAVADVPESETPDATEALFEAILIEEALAALSADHRAVVIRAYFGGLTVAEMAFDLEIPEGTVKSRLHYGLRALRLALQEKGVTR; from the coding sequence ATGCCGCGCGAGACCGCTGAAGACGCGAACGGCGATGCCACGCGCCTGGCCGCGCTTTACGACGCCCATGCGCGGCCGGTGTGGCGCTATGTCGTGCACCTCACCGGCGACCGTGCGGGCGCGGACGACGTCGTCCAGGAGACGCTGCTTCGCGCGTGGCGCACCCCGCGGATCCTCGAGCAGGATCCGACGACGACCCGCTCGTGGATGTTCACGGTCGCCCGTCATCTCGTCATCGACGACGTGCGCAGCGCTCGCCGGCGGCGCGAGATCGCCGTCGCAGACGTCCCCGAATCCGAGACGCCGGACGCCACCGAGGCGCTGTTCGAGGCGATCCTCATCGAGGAGGCGCTGGCCGCGCTGTCGGCCGATCACCGGGCCGTGGTCATCCGGGCATACTTCGGCGGGCTGACCGTGGCGGAGATGGCTTTCGACCTGGAGATCCCCGAAGGCACGGTCAAGTCCCGCCTGCACTACGGCCTCCGCGCGCTGCGTCTCGCGCTTCAGGAGAAGGGAGTGACGCGATGA
- a CDS encoding DUF6264 family protein: MTGAGSAAASQDPRPRPQYGEYASPEEQRAHIREPAATWAYEPNAATQATAAPTAPAVAPAPSAGAAAEPRTRPRAVDRIVTFALLAYGLINVVSAFPALVDFVAYADTMFDLLGVDATLTDPAAGKPWGIAAALVLAFGWVLTAGLSWLSMRRGRLSWWIPLVGGVVFTLASGMLVLVPIMNDPAVWDALVSSVR, translated from the coding sequence ATGACCGGGGCCGGCAGCGCCGCCGCGTCGCAGGATCCTCGTCCTCGTCCTCAGTACGGGGAGTACGCGTCCCCCGAGGAGCAGCGCGCCCACATCCGCGAGCCCGCGGCGACGTGGGCGTACGAGCCGAACGCGGCGACCCAGGCGACCGCTGCGCCGACCGCTCCCGCGGTCGCGCCGGCGCCGTCGGCCGGTGCCGCCGCGGAGCCACGGACCCGCCCGCGCGCGGTCGACCGCATCGTGACCTTCGCACTGCTCGCCTATGGCCTGATCAACGTCGTCTCCGCCTTTCCCGCCCTCGTGGACTTCGTCGCGTACGCGGACACGATGTTCGACCTGCTCGGCGTCGATGCGACGCTGACCGATCCGGCCGCCGGCAAGCCGTGGGGGATCGCCGCCGCACTCGTGCTCGCCTTCGGCTGGGTCCTCACGGCGGGGCTGTCGTGGCTCAGCATGCGACGCGGACGTCTGTCGTGGTGGATCCCGCTCGTCGGGGGAGTCGTCTTCACCCTCGCCTCCGGGATGCTCGTCCTCGTGCCGATCATGAACGATCCCGCCGTGTGGGACGCCCTGGTGAGCAGCGTCCGCTGA
- a CDS encoding 4-hydroxy-3-methylbut-2-enyl diphosphate reductase: MPVPRVPRRRERLQDIPVRGQKRVLLASPRGYCAGVDRAVIAVEKALERFGAPVYVRKQIVHNIHVVTELESKGAIFVEEVDEVPEGAHVVFSAHGVSPAVVNAASDRGLQAIDATCPLVTKVHREAVRFARDDFEILLIGHEGHEEVEGTAGEAPDHVTIVNSPDEADRIEVRDPSKVVWLSQTTLSVDETMETVRRLRVRFPELQDPPSDDICYATQNRQVAIKKVAKDADLVIVVGSANSSNSVRLVEVALEYGAKAAYRVDYADEVEQAWLEGVETVGVTSGASVPDVLVQQVLEDLAGAGYRDVEEVRTAEEDLQFSLPKELRTDAAGKRDDRALGGRSRA, encoded by the coding sequence ATGCCCGTTCCCCGAGTCCCGCGGCGGCGCGAACGCCTCCAGGATATCCCGGTGCGCGGACAGAAGCGGGTGCTGCTGGCGTCACCGCGCGGCTACTGCGCGGGCGTCGACCGCGCCGTCATCGCCGTCGAGAAGGCGCTCGAGCGCTTCGGCGCGCCCGTGTACGTGCGCAAGCAGATCGTGCACAACATCCACGTCGTCACCGAGCTCGAGAGCAAGGGGGCGATCTTCGTCGAAGAGGTCGACGAGGTTCCCGAAGGCGCCCATGTCGTGTTCAGCGCGCACGGCGTGTCGCCCGCGGTCGTGAATGCGGCATCCGATCGTGGACTGCAGGCGATCGACGCGACCTGCCCGCTGGTCACGAAGGTGCACCGCGAGGCCGTGCGCTTCGCCCGCGACGACTTCGAGATCCTCCTGATCGGCCACGAGGGCCACGAGGAGGTCGAGGGCACCGCCGGCGAGGCTCCCGACCATGTCACGATCGTCAACTCGCCCGACGAGGCGGACCGCATCGAAGTGCGCGACCCGTCGAAGGTGGTGTGGCTGTCGCAGACCACCCTCTCGGTCGACGAGACGATGGAGACCGTGCGCCGCCTCCGCGTGCGATTCCCCGAGCTGCAGGACCCGCCGTCGGACGACATCTGCTACGCCACGCAGAACCGCCAGGTGGCGATCAAGAAGGTCGCCAAGGACGCCGATCTGGTGATCGTGGTCGGGTCGGCGAACTCGTCCAACAGCGTCCGCCTCGTCGAGGTCGCGCTCGAGTACGGCGCCAAGGCGGCCTACCGGGTCGATTACGCCGACGAGGTCGAGCAGGCCTGGCTCGAGGGCGTCGAGACCGTCGGGGTCACGAGCGGCGCCTCGGTGCCCGACGTGCTGGTGCAGCAGGTGCTCGAAGACCTCGCCGGTGCGGGCTATCGCGACGTCGAAGAGGTGCGCACCGCGGAGGAGGACCTGCAGTTCTCGCTGCCCAAGGAGCTCCGCACGGATGCCGCGGGCAAGCGCGACGACCGCGCCCTCGGTGGCCGGAGCCGCGCATGA
- the xseA gene encoding exodeoxyribonuclease VII large subunit — protein sequence MTTFQPEPVAGESPPADSVRPKDSTPEAPTSVSRLNETIRGFIQTWGSVWVEGEITSWNLRGGNVFGRLKDNGADATISFRIWSSTRDRLPGDLKVGDHVVACVKADFFAKSGDFSFGVSSMRHVGLGDQLERLERLRAQLRAEGLFDPARKKRLPFLPQTIGLITGENSDAEKDVHRNAELRWPQVRFRTKYAAVQGDRCVPETIAALKALDAAPDVDVIIIARGGGDPQTLLGFSDERLVRAVAAASTPVVSAIGHENDRPLLDDVADLRASTPTDAAKRVVPDVAEQRALVAQLRARLTSRLTQRVGHDIQQLEQLRSRPALRTPESIIGSRAQELELLAARGRDRVDRVLESQARRTSELRATLRALSPASTLARGYAIAHLADGAIVRDAAQAPPATPVVVTVGRGSFAARSEGEIAESGASPGPAAPAGDVPAPN from the coding sequence ATGACGACCTTCCAACCCGAGCCCGTCGCCGGTGAGTCACCGCCGGCCGACTCGGTGCGTCCGAAGGACTCCACCCCCGAGGCGCCGACCTCCGTCTCACGCCTCAACGAGACGATCCGCGGCTTCATCCAGACCTGGGGATCGGTCTGGGTGGAAGGCGAGATCACCTCGTGGAACCTGCGCGGCGGAAACGTCTTCGGACGCCTCAAGGACAACGGCGCGGATGCGACGATCTCGTTCCGGATCTGGTCGTCCACGCGAGACCGCCTCCCCGGCGACCTCAAGGTCGGCGACCACGTGGTCGCGTGCGTCAAAGCCGACTTCTTCGCGAAGTCCGGCGACTTCAGCTTCGGAGTGTCGTCGATGCGCCACGTCGGGCTCGGCGACCAGCTCGAGCGCCTCGAGCGCCTGCGCGCGCAGCTGCGCGCCGAGGGCCTCTTCGACCCCGCCCGAAAGAAGCGCCTCCCGTTCCTCCCCCAGACCATCGGCCTCATCACCGGTGAGAACTCGGATGCCGAGAAGGACGTGCACCGCAACGCCGAGCTGCGCTGGCCACAAGTGCGGTTCCGCACCAAGTACGCCGCCGTGCAGGGCGACCGGTGCGTTCCCGAGACGATCGCGGCGCTCAAGGCCCTCGACGCCGCCCCCGACGTGGACGTCATCATCATCGCGCGGGGCGGCGGCGACCCGCAGACCCTGCTCGGCTTCAGCGACGAGCGGCTGGTACGGGCGGTGGCCGCGGCATCCACTCCCGTCGTCAGCGCCATCGGCCACGAGAACGACCGGCCCCTCCTCGACGACGTCGCCGACCTCCGAGCCTCGACCCCGACCGACGCGGCCAAGCGCGTGGTTCCGGATGTCGCGGAGCAGCGCGCGCTCGTGGCCCAGCTGCGTGCGCGGCTGACCTCGCGCCTGACGCAGCGCGTGGGCCACGACATCCAGCAGCTCGAGCAGCTGCGCTCGCGTCCGGCGCTGCGCACACCCGAATCGATCATCGGGTCTCGTGCTCAGGAGCTCGAGCTGCTCGCCGCGCGCGGCCGCGACCGGGTCGATCGGGTGCTCGAATCGCAGGCCCGCCGCACGTCGGAGCTGCGGGCGACGCTTCGCGCCCTGTCCCCCGCGTCCACCCTCGCGCGCGGCTACGCGATCGCCCATCTCGCCGACGGGGCGATCGTGCGCGACGCCGCTCAGGCGCCACCCGCGACGCCGGTCGTGGTGACCGTCGGACGGGGGTCGTTCGCCGCGCGATCCGAGGGCGAGATCGCCGAGTCCGGGGCGTCCCCCGGCCCCGCCGCCCCCGCAGGCGACGTCCCGGCGCCGAACTAG
- a CDS encoding exodeoxyribonuclease VII small subunit, translating to MTESSGAASDVATLSFEQARDELVRVVAELEQGAPTLEHSLALWERGEALAARCDEWLLGAKRRLDAARSSAETSGAEGA from the coding sequence ATGACCGAGTCGAGCGGAGCCGCGTCCGACGTCGCCACCCTGTCGTTCGAGCAGGCTCGCGACGAGCTGGTGCGTGTGGTCGCCGAGCTCGAGCAGGGGGCGCCGACGCTCGAGCACTCGCTGGCACTGTGGGAGCGCGGCGAGGCCCTCGCCGCGCGGTGCGACGAATGGCTCCTGGGGGCCAAGCGCCGGCTCGACGCCGCGCGCTCCTCCGCGGAGACGTCGGGGGCGGAGGGCGCGTGA
- a CDS encoding DUF4245 family protein has product MAKPPRIVAELGRPETPDETAARKAESSRVHRESQNTRNLVAALIVTIAVVIVVILAVPRGAPPEREPIDVAAVAEGVSAAEDRAIVAPDAPDGWQVNVAAIEGDGPRAWTIVYADDTWFLRVAQGFDADAAWPTRVLSGASVDGTVTIDGVTWDRYEIDDPSRAGNVSVALATQAGPDTVMVYGKADDETIEKAAAVVAPEVLRLREEAE; this is encoded by the coding sequence ATGGCGAAGCCGCCTCGCATCGTCGCCGAGCTCGGACGCCCCGAGACGCCGGATGAGACCGCCGCGCGCAAGGCCGAGTCCTCACGTGTGCACCGCGAGAGTCAGAACACGCGCAACCTCGTCGCCGCACTGATCGTCACGATCGCCGTCGTGATCGTCGTCATCCTGGCCGTCCCCCGCGGTGCGCCGCCCGAACGTGAGCCCATCGACGTCGCAGCGGTCGCCGAAGGAGTCTCGGCGGCCGAAGACCGGGCGATCGTGGCCCCCGACGCGCCCGACGGCTGGCAGGTCAACGTCGCCGCGATCGAGGGCGACGGTCCGCGCGCGTGGACGATCGTCTATGCCGACGACACCTGGTTCCTCCGCGTCGCGCAGGGCTTCGACGCCGATGCCGCCTGGCCGACCCGCGTGCTCTCGGGCGCGAGCGTCGACGGAACCGTCACCATCGACGGCGTGACCTGGGACCGATATGAGATCGACGATCCGTCGCGCGCCGGCAACGTCTCCGTGGCGCTCGCCACGCAGGCGGGTCCCGACACCGTCATGGTCTACGGCAAGGCCGACGACGAGACCATCGAGAAGGCCGCCGCCGTCGTGGCGCCCGAGGTCCTGCGACTGCGCGAGGAGGCGGAATGA